The region AGGGAGGTGTCGGCGGCCGACGGTCGATCCCGTAGGAATGCGGTGGATTACGCCTCGGGTTGCCCATCCAGGCCAATCGGCATTGTGTAGGGTGTTCCATCGGTATTCTGAAGGAGCGTCCGGTAGCTTTTTCCGTCGTAGATTTCGCTGACTTCCATGCCGAGTATCTGAGCAAGTATATGCATGTAGGCTTCGCTGGAGAACTCGTCAAAAATGAACTTGCCTGATAGGCCGGCGATGGGAAGCGTAAATATTTCGACGTGGTCTTCCCTTGATACTACGATGTGCTTCGGTGTGCGGTTAAATAGTGTCGTCATGTAAGCGGCGAGTGCAGACACTTCCCGGAACTGTTGAGGATGAAGGCTAAGTTTCTTGGCAGCTTCGATGCCAGGAACCTTGACTGAATTGGCGAGGGCGCCCCAATCCTGCAGGCTGGCTACAACTGCTGTGCTGCCAATTCGCATCGCCAGAAAAGGGAAATGTAGGATGTCGACATAATCGAACCGGTCGCGGGGATCGGCAGGCTCCTGAGTGCGGAAAACGAAAATTGAAGCGGGAAACTGTCCTTGGTGCCAGCGAACGGTTCCTCGAGCTGCCTGCATCAGCGTGTGGTGCATTCGGAATGTATTGAGGATGTCCGCGGAGACGATGGATCCGGCCGACGGGTCTTTGCGATCCGCAGGTAGAAACAGCTCTCGATACAAGATTCCATAATAGACCTTTCCCATCCACAGGAAGAGAGTCGTGCGGTCTAATGCAGACACGGCACCCGGGCCGTCCTGAAAGGCTCGCCCTACTTCAATCTCGATACGGGAAAGATGCTCGTTGTTGCATGAGTTGCAGCAAGGGATTTTGAGTTTTGAGTACGGTAGCGAAGTCCCATTTAGTAGATTTATTTTCTGATTTTGCAAATTGAATCGCCGCAGTAGCCACTGTGGAAAGACGTGCTCGTCCGTGCGGTTGGTCTCGATGAGTGCGACCCCGCATAGGAAGCACTGGTTATCCGTGAGTGACTGGCCGTCTTCAATGCTGTAGATGAAGTCATGCTCTTGGGTGGGGTCCTTGTGGGAGTTGTGCATGCGAAGAGCATAGGACACCCAGACCCTCGTTAGGGCGGCCGAGGAAACTTCGCGGAATGTCAGAGTCTGGAAACGTGAGCGCCATAGCCGACTCGGGACCACCAGTCGACGTTGCGAGCTTCTGGGGCCAGCACGGGGGTTTCGGGCAGGCACGCCATTACCATGATGCTGCCGAGGTGTAGCTTTTCCCGCCGACTTGGAAGCAAAAGAGGCTGATGGTGCGGGTCTCGTTCAGGCCCAGTGCAATCTTGCGGCCGGCGATTTCTCCGATGAAGCCGTACTGCGGCGTGGGATGCATGGCGCCGAGAAATGCATCGGGCTCGTGCACAGGCTCCGCACCCGCGACTCGAGGTGCGTCCCGTGGTGCCGAAGTGGAGTCCTCGCCGGGCGCGGTCGGGGATCTCGCTGTCCCCGGACACGCCGTCTCCCAACGCGTGCTCGGCGCGATGGCGGGGGAGCGGGCACGGAAGACGGCTCGGGGCCCGGGACGCCTGGTGCTCGGAAAGCCGCATCCGTGACGCGCGGCACCGACAAGGTCAGGTGCGACAGAGCTAGAGCATCGGGGCATGCCTTTCGGACGTCGACAAAGGTTGCGCGATAGAAGGTGGAGCCGGACGCTGTGTTGGATCGCCCGGCTCGGTAGCTCTTTTTAATCGATATTTCAGTCTTGATTGAATTTTGTGTGATGTCTTGTTGTTTCGTTTTCGGGTTAGGCGAGTGGGTGGGGTTCGCCGGTGAGTCCGGTGAGTGCGGTGGCGATTTCTTGGATGGTGGCGCGGATGTAGGTGGTGGTGGTTCCGGCGTCGCCTGCGTTGTCGGTGTGGCCTGCGTAGGCGCGGGCGATGGCGTAGCCGTAGTTGCGTTCGACCCAGGTGAGGGTGGTGTGGCGTAGCCAGTGTGTGGAGATTTGTTGGGTGGCGACCCAGGGTAGGTGGGAGCCGATGCGGTTCCAGAGATGGTCGTAGCGGCGGGTGGTGATCGGCTGTCCGTTGGTGTAGCGCAGGAGCTGCCCAGTGCGGGGGGCGCCGCGTTGTTCGGCGTGGTGCTGTAGGTGGGTCATGAGGGTGGGGGAAACGGGTTGCCAGCGGTGGGTTTCGCCTTTTTCTCGCAGGAGGATGAGGCTTTGGGTGGGGTCGAGGTCTTGGGGGCGGAGGTTGAGTGCGCCGCCGCGGCGGCAGGCGGTTTCGGTGTGGAGTCGCAGGATGAGGGTGTCGAGTGCGGGGTCGTTGCCGGTGGTGGCGGCGATGTGGTTGATCTCGGCTAGACGGGTGTCGGTGACGGCTCGGCGGGTGGAGGGGAGTCGGCGGGGTTTGGCGACTTTGCTGGCGGGGTTGTTGGCCGGGGTGATGAGTCCGTCGTTTTCGGCGTGGCGGTAGAGGCAGCGCAGGGCGGCGATGAGGTGTTCGCCGGCGCTGCGTCCGCCGCGTGCGTTGCGGCGGGCGATGACGTGGGTCTTGATGTGTTCGACGAGCTGCTTGATCTCGGAGGGGGTGGGTTCGTCGAGGCGTCGGTGGCCCCAGTGGTCTTCGATGCGGTTCCAGTAGGAGCGGTAGACGCGGCGGGTGCCGTCGGTGACGGCGGCCGAGACGGTGGGGATGTATTCGGCGAAGGTGGGTACCGGCGGCCTGTGTGCGGGTGTGGCGAGAAGGTCCTCGGCTGACAGGCCGAGGCGGGCCAGTAGCAAGCGTGCGGCGTCCAGATCGGCCTGAGTGGCGCCCGGGGGCTGGTGTTGGTGGGTTGTCATGCGGTATCACCGTCCAGCCGCGTGGAGTGGCAGTGGGCGATCATGTCGTCCAACACAGCAGGTGGGTGTACGACGAGAGTGCCGTGTGCGGGTTCGGCGGTCAGCAGGACGCGGTCGCCGGGCAGCAGGCCGCAGCAGTGCCGGACCGGCGCGGGAAGCCGCAGGTGCCCCTGTGTGGTGACGCTGAACACACCGTGGGGATCGGTGCGGGTGATCAGCAGGCCGCGGGTTTCGCGGATTGCTAGCCGTGTGCCGGGTGTCCAGCCGAGGGCGCGTAGCACCGCTTGGTCGGCGACCCGGCCCCTGGCATCGACCGCCGCCAGCCCGTACACCACGCCACGATCACGTGGTTCCGGAACGGCGGGCAGCGGAAGCGTCCGACGGGCGGTGACGGTTCCATGCTGGCCTACGGCCGACTGGCCGTCCTGCCGGGCGCGCGTTGTGGAGGGAACCACCGGCTTGATCACAGGGCCGGTCACGTCGACCACCGCCGCCACGTGCGGTGGGGTAGCCCCGGGAACGCTGAATCAGCGTGTTGGAGTGCCTTCAAACACTGGCACGTGAGATGTAGCAGGGATGCCACATTTTTGTGTCCGAGGGGCGAGTTGCACACTATCCACCCGCATCCAACTTCCCGAACGCGACTAACAAGCGCGTCTACGGCTGTCCTTCGTGTCCCTGCGACCCGGCCCTCGGGACGAGCAACAGAGACAACCTTATTTTGTCGCTGAACTGGGCAAACGAGCCTGACCCTGCTAGTGCCACGTAGCGCTGGGCAAGCGTTCCGGGGTCCCGAAACAGATCGGTCCCGCCCGTGTGAGAGCGGTGGGAGTGGGACGGCTCGGTATCGTCAAGCAGGTGTTCCCCGAACAGACATTGTCGCCCTGTCCGATCCCGTAGGCCCGTGTCGAACATCGATGCTCGTTGGGGAGGCTGCCAACAGAGTGGACAACAGGCAAGTCGTGCACGGCTTCATTCTGCGTTGAGCGAACGGCGTCTGGACGACTTACCGGAGCTGGTTGCGGCCGACGTCATTGACCACAACAAGATTATCTATGGTGGAGCGGACGAACCTGGTGTCGCATTCGAGGGGCTACGCCAGCAACTTTCCGGGTCCGATCCGCTCACTATTCAGATTGACGAGTTGATCGCTGAGGGTCGGCGAGTGGCAGCGCGGGTGATCCCAACGCGGAATTCATAGCGGAACGCACCCACGGATGCCTGTGCCAACCGGCCGGAGCTCCGAGAACGAAGCGATCTAGCTCTTTGCAATCGGAGATGGCAAGATCAACGAAATTCGCGTTAGCTGATCTGGCGACGCTGACGCGCAGCGTTTCGCCATTGTCCGATAACTTTGGCCAAGTAGATCAAATAAATGTATCCGCAGGTCAATTCCGATAATTCCGCGTAATATGTATACTAAAGAGTTATATGCCAACTGATAGTCGTGTCGATCCTTCTTGGACGAGATTGCCGGTCGGGTCGGCTCCAGTAATAGGCAAGAGCCGACCGCGGCAGCCCCATCGGAGAGTTTCTACATTTGGCGATTGGCGTGGTTTTCGGTATAGATCGTCTCCGGATGCCTTGACCTGCCCATTAATCAAGAGTCTCCTGGTCGAACCATTCCTGCCTGGTAGATGCATTTGCTAAAGTTGTAGCCTTTGCAGCTACTTCAGCCGTAAGGATTTCGTTCGCCATATGCCGGAGCACAGGCGGGAGCTCATGAGAATGGCGGAGAATTTCGCGACATGTCGAGATGTCGATTCCTCCAGTGCGTGCAAAATTATATCTCATTGGATGAATCGGCGTCGTAGGCTGACAGGATGCAAACGAATCGGAGAAATCGTCGAGCGAATCGGCCCATTCCTTATTAGGGGAACGCAGCAATATGGCCAACCGTGCAGCACTAATCAGGGCTTTCAGGTCTTGATCGCGACATGATTTCGCGATTCTATTCAGTGTCGTTATGGAGGTATTTTTATCCATCTGTGTTGAAGCAAGGTACAGCATCCCAGCTGTGCTTCGTGTGAGCCACTGAGGATCGGGTTCAGTGCCGGGTCGTATCCAGGCATTGGAAGCCATCGAATGGATAATGTACAACGTATATGCATCGAACCCTCTTATCCATTTGTCGAGCCTCTTCTCGTTTTCCATTAGCACTGACGGAGGTGCCCAGCGGAGAATGCAGCAGAGAGCAAAGAATGCATCGTCTGAGCTTTCGATATCCTTTAACTGGTCTGCCCACCAACCGCGGTCCAAGCGTCGCTGTCGCGCGTAGCGGGCTCGGAGCACT is a window of Saccharopolyspora phatthalungensis DNA encoding:
- a CDS encoding tyrosine-type recombinase/integrase, translating into MTTHQHQPPGATQADLDAARLLLARLGLSAEDLLATPAHRPPVPTFAEYIPTVSAAVTDGTRRVYRSYWNRIEDHWGHRRLDEPTPSEIKQLVEHIKTHVIARRNARGGRSAGEHLIAALRCLYRHAENDGLITPANNPASKVAKPRRLPSTRRAVTDTRLAEINHIAATTGNDPALDTLILRLHTETACRRGGALNLRPQDLDPTQSLILLREKGETHRWQPVSPTLMTHLQHHAEQRGAPRTGQLLRYTNGQPITTRRYDHLWNRIGSHLPWVATQQISTHWLRHTTLTWVERNYGYAIARAYAGHTDNAGDAGTTTTYIRATIQEIATALTGLTGEPHPLA
- a CDS encoding AbrB/MazE/SpoVT family DNA-binding domain-containing protein, translated to MTGPVIKPVVPSTTRARQDGQSAVGQHGTVTARRTLPLPAVPEPRDRGVVYGLAAVDARGRVADQAVLRALGWTPGTRLAIRETRGLLITRTDPHGVFSVTTQGHLRLPAPVRHCCGLLPGDRVLLTAEPAHGTLVVHPPAVLDDMIAHCHSTRLDGDTA